From a single Brassica oleracea var. oleracea cultivar TO1000 chromosome C5, BOL, whole genome shotgun sequence genomic region:
- the LOC106344416 gene encoding uncharacterized protein LOC106344416, with the protein MFVIPATLKGANYLLWARLAKTALGGRGYWDIVEEGKNPKKTTLGEDGREVVVSEAGDKKKNQEDLMVLSILQSSLDAPLQEAYGYCETSKDLWDTLKKVYGNQSNISRVFEVKRAINSLSQEDNDFDKHSGKFRSLWAELEMLRPATIDPYVLNERRKQDKVFALLSTLNPGYNDLIKHILRDKELPSFEEVCALIQKEQGSVGLFGGKRDLVLANQAEGVANKGTYKTEDKKVWTCDHCKKRGHGKDKCWILHPHLKPQKFRANYNDTRANFSGDMGEPSTSASMRQAPAGGEGKAMASSGNLTLRNNQDEVIRRSDIEALIKLLKDNSGNTLGTSLHASTCGNVMIANGEKVPIKGVGDLRLFDKDSKAFYMPSFTSNLLSVKRATNDLNCSVTFTPNDVYFQDIETSRLLGKGVTKGDLYLLEDTKLSADLSYALNSISTLPKDVLWHARLGHPHSRALNIMLPSISFKSDCEACILGKHCKSVFPRSREQRDKLKAKSIKAIFIGYSPHQKGYKCYVPETRKVLISRDVKFVESRGYYDGKSREEVENMSHSASDRANNLRRVMERLGIRIHQDQGATTPEATQSTPSTEGDTDDSASHDQAEHHTQEEQDHHVTQEEPVVIASQPQPNIDQAATEESSSQPAPRRSSRIRKPVDLNWKNNRVYFNAQAVAHPIQGVCSLAHYPQEHVVFIGELDQEYIPRSYEEAMEHEEWKESVGSETNAMIINNTWYEVELPKGKRAVTSRWIFTIKYNADGTVERRKTRLVARGFTQTYGEDYLDTFAPVAKLHTIRIILSLAVNLEWDLWQMDVKNAFLQGELEDEYNGCN; encoded by the exons ATGTTTGTGATTCCAGCTACCCTTAAGGGAGCTAACTACCTGTTATGGGCAAGACTTGCTAAGACAGCTCTTGGTGGCAGAGGCTACTGGGATATTGTTGAAGAAGGCAAGAACCCAAAGAAAACAACCTTAGGAGAGGATGGTAGAGAAGTGGTGGTGAGTGAAGCTGGCGACAAGAAGAAGAATCAAGAGGACCTCATGGTGCTGTCTATTCTTCAGTCCAGTCTTGATGCTCCACTCCAGGAAGCTTATGGCTACTGTGAAACCTCCAAAGACCTATGGGATACACTCAAGAAGGTCTATGGAAACCAGTCCAACATCAGTAGGGTGTTTGAGGTCAAGAGGGCTATCAATTCTCTAAGTCAAGAGGACAATGACTTTGATAAACACTCTGGGAAGTTTAGATCCCTGTGGGCTGAGCTAGAGATGCTAAGGCCAGCAACCATTGATCCATATGTGTTGAATGAAAGGAGAAAACAAGACAAGGTGTTTGCTCTTCTCTCTACTCTCAACCCTGGATACAATGACCTCATCAAGCATATCCTAAGAGACAAGGAACTCCCATCCTTTGAAGAAGTGTGTGCTTTGATTCAAAAAGAACAAGGATCAGTGGGGCTCTTTGGAGGCAAGCGAGACTTGGTACTTGCAAACCAAGCTGAAGGAGTTGCAAATAAAGGTACCTACAAGACTGAAGACAAGAAGGTGTGGACATGTGATCATTGCAAGAAGAGAGGCCATGGAAAGGACAAGTGCTGGATCCTCCATCCTCACCTTAAGCCACAGAAGTTCAGAGCCAACTACAATGATACAAGAGCCAACTTCTCTGGTGACATGGGAGAGCCATCTACTTCAGCAAGCATGCGCCAAGCTCCAGCAGGTGGTGAAGGCAAAGCAATGGCGTCTAGTGGCAACCTGACCTTGAGGAACAATCAAGATGAAGTCATCAGACGCTCTGACATTGAGGCTCTCATCAAACTCCTCAAAGACAACTCTGGTAACACACTTGGTACCTCTTTACATGCCTCCACTTGTG GAAATGTTATGATAGCTAATGGAGAGAAAGTACCAATCAAAGGTGTAGGTGATCTTAGGCTATTTGATAAAGATTCTAAAGCTTTCTACATGCCTAGTTTTACCTCTAACTTGTTATCAGTTAAAAGAGCCACTAATGACTTGAATTGTAGTGTTACTTTCACTCCTAATGATGTCTACTTTCAGGATATTGAAACTAGTAGGTTGCTTGGCAAAGGTGTAACCAAGGGAGACTTGTACTTACTTGAAGACACTAAGCTCTCAGCCGATTTATCTTATGCTCTAAATTCCATTTCTACTTTACCTAAAGATGTATTATGGCATGCTAGATTAGGACATCCCCATTCTCGTGCTTTGAACATCATGCTTCCTAGTATTTCCTTTAAAAGTGATTGTGAGGCTTGTATCCTAGGCAAACATTGCAAGAGTGTGTTCCCTAGATCAA GAGAACAAAGAGATAAGTTGAAAGCTAAGAGCATAAAGGCAATCTTTATTGGATACTCTCCCCACCAGAAGGGCTATAAGTGTTATGTACCAGAGACCAGGAAGGTCTTAATCTCAAGAGATGTAAAATTTGTGGAATCTAGAGGCTACTATGATGGAAAGAGTCGGGAAGAGGTAGAGAACATGTCCCACTCAGCCTCGGATAGAGCTAACAACCTAAGGAGAGTAATGGAAAGACTTGGAATCCGTATACACCAAGATCAAGGAGCCACTACACCTGAGGCCACTCAATCCACGCCATCTACTGAGGGTGATACTGAT GATTCAGCAAGTCATGATCAAGCTGAGCATCATACACAAGAGGAGCAGGATCATCACGTGACTCAAGAGGAGCCAGTAGTGATTGCAAGCCAGCCGCAGCCTAATATTGATCAAGCTGCAACTGAGGAAAGTAGTTCACAGCCGGCTCCAAGAAGAAGTTCTAGGATCAGAAAGCCGGTTGATCTAAATTGGAAGAACAATAGGGTCTACTTCAATGCTCAAGCTGTGGCTCATCCCATACAAGGAGTGTGCTCTCTAGCTCATTATCCCCAAGAACATGTGGTGTTTATTGGAGAGTTGGATCAGGAATACATTCCAAGGTCTTATGAGGAAGCTATGGAGCATGAGGAATGGAAAGAATCAGTGGGCAGTGAGACTAATGCCATGATCATCAATAATACATGGTATGAAGTTGAACTACCTAAAGGCAAGAGAGCTGTAACAAGCCGCTGGATCTTCACCATCAAGTACAATGCTGATGGGACAGTAGAGAGGCGCAAGACAAGGCTAGTAGCAAGAGGCTTCACTCAAACATATGGAGAGGATTATCTAGATACCTTTGCACCAGTTGCTAAACTTCACACCATAAGGATAATCCTATCCTTGGCTGTCAACCTAGAGTGGGATCTATGGCAAATGGATGTGAAGAATGCTTTCCTACAAGGAGAACTAGAAGATGAG TATAATGGCTGTAACTGA